From one Brachypodium distachyon strain Bd21 chromosome 4, Brachypodium_distachyon_v3.0, whole genome shotgun sequence genomic stretch:
- the LOC100837937 gene encoding transmembrane 9 superfamily member 8, translated as MRAPAMLRWAAAAVALAVLLAAAPAAGFYLPGVAPTDFMKGDELLVKVNKLTSIKTQLPYTYYSLPFCKPNTIVDSAENLGEVLRGDRIENSPYVFQMREPKMCQIACKLAVTEKEAKELKEKIEDEYRVNMVLDNLPLVVPVTRQDKNTIAYQGGYHVGVKGQYTGSKDEKHFIHNHLSFLVKYHRDDDSELSRIVGFEVKSYSIKHQFDGKWNDANTRLSTCDPHDNKFVTTNESPQEVEVGKDIIFTYDVHFEESEIKWASRWDTYLLMSDDQIHWFSIVNSLMIVLFLSGMVAMIMMRTLYRDISRYNQLETQEEAQEETGWKLVHGDVFRPPTNSDLLCVYVGTGVQFFGMLLVTMIFAVLGFLSPSNRGGLMTAMLLVWVLMGLLAGYSSSRLYKMFKGSEWKQITLRTAFLFPGIAFVIFFILNALIWGEKSSGAVPFTTMFALVLLWFGISVPLVFVGSYLGFKKPAMEPPVKTNKIPRQIPEQAWYMNPLFTILIGGILPFGAVFIELFFILTSIWLHQFYYIFGFLFLVFVILIITCAEITIVLCYFQLCSEDYMWWWRSYLTSGSSALYLFLYAAFYFFTKLQISKLVSGILYFGYMLLASFSFFVLTGTIGFCACFWFTRMIYSSVKID; from the exons ATGCGGGCGCCGGCGATGCTCCGAtgggccgcggccgccgtggcgctCGCGGttctgctcgccgccgcgccggccgccgggttCTACCTCCCCGGCGTCGCCCCGACTGACTTTATGAAG GGAGATGAGCTTTTGGTGAAGGTGAATAAGCTGACGTCAATAAAGACTCAGCTCCCCTACACGTATTACTCCCTTCCTTTCTGTAAGCCGAATACCATAGTTGACAGCGCTGAAAATCTTGGTGAGGTTCTTCGTGGTGATCGCATTGAGAACTCCCCTTATGTG TTTCAAATGAGAGAGCCCAAGATGTGCCAAATTGCCTGCAAATTAGCTGTTACTGAGAAAGAAGCAAAGGAGCTCAAGGAAAAGATTGAGGATGAATATCGTGTGAACAT GGTTCTTGACAATCTGCCACTAGTTGTTCCTGTTACAAGACAAGATAAGAACACGATTGCTTATCAAGGTGGATATCATGTTGGTGTCAAGGGCCAGTATACTGGA AGCAAGGATGAGAAGCACTTCATCCATAACCACTTGTCATTTTTAGTTAAGTATCACAGGGATGATGATTCAGAACTTTCTAGGATAGTGGGATTTGAGGTCAAATCATACAG CATCAAGCATCAGTTCGATGGGAAATGGAATGATGCGAATACTCGTTTGAGCACATGTGATCCCCATGATAACAAGTTTGTAACAACTAATGAATCTCCTCAGGAGGTCGAAGTTGGCAAAGATATCATATTCACCTACGATGTTCACTTTGAG GAGAGTGAAATCAAGTGGGCATCCCGATGGGACACATATCTGTTGATGTCTGATGATCAGATTCACTGGTTTTCTATTGTTAACTCTCTCATGATCGTGCTTTTCCTATCTGGTATGGTGGCGATGATAATGATGCGCACCCTGTATAGAGATATATCTAGGTACAACCAGCTTGAAACTCAAGAAGAGGCACAGGAGGAAACTGGCTGGAAGCTTGTTCATGGAGATGTTTTCCGTCCTCCAACCAACTCTGATTTACTCTGTGTTTATGTTGGCACCGGAGTCCAATTCTTTGGCATGCTGCTCGTTACGATGATCTTTGCTGTTCTGGGATTCCTTTCTCCGTCGAACCGGGGAGGATTGATGACTGCAATGCTTCTTGTCTGGGTCCTGATGGGGTTGCTTGCTGGTTATTCTTCTTCCCGTCTCTACAAGATGTTCAAGGGTTCAGAGTGGAAGCAGATAACCCTGCGCACAGCTTTCCTGTTTCCGGGGATTGcttttgttattttcttcATCTTGAATGCTCTTATATGGGGGGAGAAATCATCTGGTGCCGTTCCTTTCACCACTATGTTTGCCCTGGTCCTCCTTTGGTTTGGCATCTCAGTGCCCCTTGTGTTTGTTGGGAGTTATCTTGGGTTCAAGAAACCTGCCATGGAGCCTCCAGTGAAAACCAACAAGATTCCACGACAGATCCCTGAGCAAGCTTGGTACATGAATCCTCTCTTCACCATTCTAATTGGTGGCATTCTGCCATTTGGTGCTGTTTTCATTGAGCTATTCTTCATCCTCACCTCGATCTGGCTGCACCAATTCTACTACATCTTCGGCTTCCTCTTCCTGGTGTTTGTTATCCTCATCATAACCTGTGCAGAAATCACGATTGTGCTCTGCTACTTCCAGCTGTGCAGCGAGGACTACATGTGGTGGTGGAGGTCTTACCTCACCTCTGGATCCTCCGCGCTTTATCTCTTCTTGTATGCTGCATTCTACTTCTTCACGAAGCTGCAGATCTCTAAGCTGGTGTCTGGCATCTTGTACTTTGGGTACATGCTACTTGCCTCGTTCTCGTTCTTTGTGCTCACCGGAACAATTGGTTTCTGCGCGTGCTTCTGGTTCACTAGGATGATTTACTCTTCTGTCAAGATTGATTAG
- the LOC100836587 gene encoding mavicyanin — translation MACTLLLAAAVVAGCAVGLSGATDHIVGANHGWNPNINYSLWSGNQTFYVNDLISFRYQKGTHNVFEVNETGYDNCTMDGVAGNWTSGKDFIPLPDARRYFFICGNGLCQAGMKVAITVHPLPHTADLHDNSGSDQVPPAAAAAASGGLTVAVWQTVMALAATIVAVA, via the exons ATGGCGTGCacgctgctgctcgccgccgccgtggtcgcCGGCTGCGCGGTGGGCCTCTCCGGCGCGACGGACCACATCGTGGGCGCCAACCACGGGTGGAACCCCAACATCAACTATTCCCTCTGGTCTGGCAACCAGACCTTCTACGTCAACGACCTCATCT CGTTCAGGTACCAGAAGGGGACGCACAACGTGTTCGAGGTGAACGAGACGGGGTACGACAACTGCACCATGGACGGGGTCGCCGGCAACTGGACATCcggcaaggacttcatcccgCTCCCCGACGCGCGCCGCTACTTCTTCATCTGCGGCAATGGCCTCTGCCAGGCCGGCATGAAGGTCGCCATCACCGTCCACCCGCTCCCGCACACCGCCGACCTGCACGACAACTCGGGCTCAGATCAGGTGCcacccgctgctgctgctgctgccagcGGCGGGCTCACTGTCGCTGTGTGGCAAACGGTCATGGCCCTGGCGGCTACCATTGTTGCTGTCGCTTAA